GGCCCACGCCGTTCCCGCGGCGTGGGGCCGTAGCCCAATTGGCAGAGGCACACGGTTTAGGTCCGTGCCAGTGAGGGTTCGAGTCCCTCCGGCCCCACTTCTGTGACCTGCGAAAACACCCCCGTTCTATCCGTTTTGTCCGGTTCGCGGGCACGGAATGGGCACAACCTGGGCAGATACGGCGTGACGTTGGCACCGGCGGACACTGCCAGCGAAGCGGCGGTGTGCCGGAGGTCGTGCGGGGTGAGCCGGGGAACGCCGGCGTCCTGCCACGCCTTCTCGAACCAGCCGAGGGTGCCGTTCGGCTGCCGCAGGTAGCCACCTTTCGGGGCCTGGAACACCAGATCGCTGGGTTGCCTGTCCTCGCACAGTTCGGCCAGCCGTTGGATGCGGAAGGCCGGCACGGGAACTGTCCGCCGGTGGTGGGTCTTGGGCGTTCCGACGTGCACGTGCGCACCAAGGCCGACCGCGTTCTGGGCGATGGCGAGGCGGCGCTGGCTCAGGCTCACGTCCATGACCCGCAGCCCGGTGGCCTCGCCCCAGCGCAATCCGCAGTAGGCGAGCGTCAACACCAGTGAGCCGTACTTCCCAGACGCAGCGGCCAGCTCGTGCACCTCCGGTGGGTCAGGTACGTGTGTTCGCGACCGATCTTGCGGGGGAGGTTCACTCCCCTGGCCGGATTGACCAGCATGCGGCGGTCCTTGACTGCGTCGTCCAGTACCGCGGCCAGCAATCCGTAGGCCCTGGTGACCGTGGTGGCGCCACTGCCGCGATCAGTCATCGCGGACACCCATTGCTGCACCTCGGTGTGCCTGATCCCGCCGATCTGACGCTCCGCCCAGATGCCCCGAACATGGACACGCCACGCAGATTCAAGAGGTCGGTGGGCCGATGGCTTGAGATGTGTCTGACGGGTCAGCCAACTCGTGGCCAGTTCGCCCACTGGCAACCGGCTGTCAGCGGGTGCTACGTACTCCCCCTGCAGCTTCGATACCTCGAGCCGGGCGGCAAACTCCTCCGCCGAGCGCTTGGTCGTGAAGCCCCGCTTCTTGGTCTGCAGGTTATTCAGGCGGCGGTAGGGCACCTAATATCGCCTGGCCCCGTTCGCTAGTGCGTAGGCCTCGATGGTTGCCATCGTTCTCCTATTCGTCGCCGAGTCCCCGGGCGGGGCCGAGACGTATGGCCTCCAGACCTCTGCCCCAGGCACTACGTCCACCGCAATGCTCCGACCTGCCGACAGCCGCCACCAACGCGAATACCAGCACAATCAATGCAAGAACGGCATTTCAATTGTATTCATCACGACGCCAGCATTATCGACGGATTGTCTCACCAGTGAGCCGTTGCGGGCCACGACCTGCGCGGCGTAGGAATCGGCCTCGACCGGTCGTGGCACCAGCGACCAACACAGCTTGCTGATGTCAACCGCATTCCCCGCCCAGCAGGGTGGTGACGCTATCGGCTGCGGGGGGCGAGCGACAGCAACTTCACCGGGCGGCCCGGGCCCGGGCGGGCGATGGCCACCCCGACGGCGGTGTCGTCGGCCATCGCCCGGGCAGTGACCACATTGCCGGGCCCAACTCGAAGCGGCGGACGGTGCTGCCGTCTACGTCGTGCGCGGTGACAGGACCGGCAGCCACGGCGCACGATGCTCCGTGTCCTCTTGCCAGGTGCGGCCCAGCCGCCACCGCAGACCAGCCGCGTGCAATTGGGCGCGGGCGTCGTCGGTCTGCTGGTACCAGGTCATCGCCAGTTCCGACGGCGGCCGTTCAATCTCGGGCGGTGGCTGCCCGGTACTGGTGTCCGCGGTGACAGCCAACTGGGCGGGTAGATCGGCGCCCCACGGCAACGGCACGTAGCGGGCTGGTCCGCAGCACCTCGTAGGTGTCAACGCCCAGGTGCCGCAGACGCCACGGGTCGTCATCCACTTCGATCACCACCGCCTCGGCGGCGGCGTGCAGCGCCCGTACCGGCCGGTTGATCATCAACCGGTCCTGCTGACCATCTGCGCGGACACGCAGCACGGTCGACCAGCCGAAATCAGTCAGCGTTGCGGGCGTGGCGTCGGCCTCCTGCAGAAGTTCCTGATTCAGTGGCGCGGCCATGCACCACGCCCCACCCAACCCGCAGGCAGCCAGTTGCATCCCGTCGGTCCACGCCACCGTCCGGGCACCGCCGGGTCCGATGCCAAGAAGCGCACCAAACCGCTCCTGCTGAGCCCAGACGGACAACCCCGTCGCTCATCAGCGTCGGCCCGGGTCAAACAAGGCTGGCCGCGGCCGGCAACTCCGACCAACCCACCACATCCACGACCGCACCGGAAGCAGGATTCACGATGGCAGCGACCGGCTGGAACTGATCAACCACCCACAAGCCCGATGACATGGACAACAGGAACCCAGGACGAAGAAAACGCACCAACCGAACCTGACACGGACAGCCGCATCACCATCATCCGCACCGCTGTGTGCCCGTGCACGTCCCGTAGGAGGCACCCCAACGACAACGAACACCGGACAGGTCTTCCGGGAATGTCCTGCTCAGACCACCTGAGCTATGGCACCGGCGCAACATACGGCCGGGTGAGGTTCCCCTTACGGGCGGCCAGATCGATGATCCAAATCGGACACCCGCACACCTCGGGCATCCCTAGACTGCGCGGATGACGGATTCGCAACACGTGTTCGTGTCGTACGTGCATGAGGACTCTGACCGGGTCGACCTTCTCTGCAAGGTGCTGGAAGCAGCGCAGATCCCTTACTGGAGAGACCGCAACAACCTTGGGCCCGGTGACGCGTGGAAAACCAAGATCCGCGAGGCCATCCAGTCGAACGCGTTGGTCTTCTTGCCGTGTTTTTCGGAGCGCTCACGCGCCAAAAGCACGACCCACATGAACGAAGAACTCACTCTCGCAGTGGATGAGTTCCGGAAGATGCCGCCCGGCCGAGTCTGGTTGATGCCCGTCCGATTCGACGATGGGCCGGTACCCGTCTGGGACCTGGGAGCAGGGCGATCCCTCGGCGACCTCAATTACGTCGACCTCTTCGGCGACGCATACGCGGTGGGCGCGGCCGCGCTCGTAGCCGCGGTCAGCCGACTCATGGGCGAGTCTGGTCCCGATGCGGCGACCGTGCAAGCCGCGGTAGCGCAAGCCGACGAAGGCGACCGTCCTTCTCTGGTCCGCCGCCTGACGAAGGAAATGCTGCCGGACCCCGCCCGCCGCATCGAACTAGACGACACCATTAGGCAAGAAACGCGCACGGTACTGACAGCACTTGACGATTCTCAGCGGTTTCCGATTGATACTCTTCCGGGCGCCACTAGGGACCAGCAAATCGTTAGCGTGGTCGAATATGCAACGGCTATCTGGCATCTCGTGCAGCCATTCTGCGAGTCTCTGCAGGTTGCCACCCGATGGGCCGACCTCACGCAGCTTGCGCCTTGGACCGCTGGCCTCCGCTCCTTTGGCAGCGACGCAACGAAGGTGCGAGCTGGGTTCCCCGTGATCACGGATCTACGTCATATCCCTTTGCTGGTCAGCACGATGGCTGTTGGTCTGACTGGCGTGGGCAGCGACCGGTGGGAGAACGTTAAGGCGCTAGTTGTTGACCCCACGGTCACCGGGCGCGGGTCAGAGACCGCCGAGTCCTTGATAAACGTTTCCACCCCGTGGTCCCCCTTTGCTAACCTGGATATGACCGCACATGCTCTTGCCCGCGCCACCGTGTTTGGCGAAGAACCAGCCGCCGCGCTCGCTGTATTCACAGTCGGCAGGGTTGGCCAGTACCACACTCCAGTCAATGAGTGGCTACACGCAATCCTCCGTCCAATGTTTCTTGATCTATTTCCGGACGACGAAACTTATAACCAGGAATTCGACCGCGCAGAGATCATGCTGGGCCTGATCTCAGCGGACATTGGCCTCCAGCGGGCGGAAGGTACCGGCTCGTCGTGGCGGAGGTCTCGCTGGTTCGGACGATCAACATGGCGGGCCGGCCATTCGCACCCCAACATGTTGGCGATCGCCTCGAGCCAGCTCGACCTACAGCAGGCCGACTGGGCGCCGCTTCGCGGCGGCCTATTCGGCCGTGACCCGGCGCGCGCCCGGGCCGCAATCGATACGTACAGGACGACATTTGACCAGGTGAGCAACGAGCGCTCCTGGTAGCTACTCAGCTGCGGTCGGGCTCTGTACCCCACACAGTCACCCGGCCAGGCTCATGCGGATGGTCCCGGACCCGATCGGCGACCGGTCACGGATCTCTTATCGGGCAATGCCGTGGCGTCAGGTTGCGGATAGGAGGCGTTGGTAGAGGTTGCGGGTGGCCGGGCTCGGTGAAACCCCGAGCTGGTCGCGCAGTGTGTCGCAGAGCCGCTGGTACACCTCCAGAGCTTCGGCGAGGTTGTCCTGGGCGGTGAGGGCTTGCATGAGGTAGCGGTAGCCGCTCTCACGTAGTGGGGCGAGTCGGATGAGTTGCCGCCCGGCTCGTTCCGCGCCGGCGAGCTCGGTTCCGGCGATGCCGAGTTCAGCGGCGGCGTAGCACTCCAAGGCGCGTAGCCGCAGCATGTCGAGTTGGTTTCGGATCTCGTTGATCCATGCCGCGTCTTCACCTGGGAGGAACCCCCGTTCGGCGGCGAACAGCGCGACCAGGACCGGCCCCCAGGCGCGGCTCCAGTCTCGTTGCGCGACGGCGGACTCGGCGTGGTGGATCGCGTCGAGTGCGGCTTCCAGGTCGACCCAGGCGCCTGGCATGCAGAGCCGTAGGGTGGCGCGGCCCTCCACAGCCTCGGCGCCCAGTACGCGGCGGAGTTTGGAGATCAGCGGGTTGAGTCGGGCGTCGAAGGCGGCGGGATCGGGCTCGCGCCACAATGCCTCGGCCAACTCGTCCCGCGGGATGTGGCGGTGCCGGTTGGCGACCAGATAGATGAACAGCAGTCGGCCCTGCCGCCCGGGCAGAGCTGTATCCAGGCGCTGCCCGTCGCGTTCGACGGCGAGCTGCCCGCAGATCTGGATCCGCACTGGCCGCGACGCCAAGGTCACGCCATCATGATGGCAGCACCCTGACCCGTCCGGGCAGCGGTTCCGATGCTGATGGTGCGGGAGGTTCGATGGCGAAGATGATCCGCTGCGAGTGCGGATTCGTAGTCCGCGGTGACACCGACGATCAGGTCGTGGGTGCGATCCGGGAACATATGGCCGCCGACCATCCGGCGTTGTTGAAGGCGGTCAGCCGACAGGACCTGCTCGGTTGGATCCAGGTCGAGTAGCCGTGCGCGCGCCGGTACCCGGACGTCGCGGCACGCCAAGGTTGCGCCAACCTCCCGGCAACGGCGGTGTCGTAGAACTTCGCGTAGGCAGTATTCGACCGCGAAGGAGCTCCCGATGACAGCCACGTCGCCCGCAGTGCTGATCGGTGCCGAGGAACTGGCCGGGCGTCTGGGGGAGCCCGACATAGTGGTGGTCGAGGTGGACGTCAACTCCACGGCCTTCGACGAATGGCACATCGACGGCGCCGCCCTCTGGAACGTCTACGCCGACCTCAAGGACACCGAGTACCACACCGTCGACACGACCGGGCTGGAGGAACTGCTGGCCCGCACGGGGATCGGTCCGGACTCGACGGTCGTCTTCTACGGCTACGCCCCGGCGTTGGGCTTCTGGCTACTCAAGTGCTACGGGCACACCGACGTGCGGATCCTGAACTGCTCACGACAGGCGTGGCGGACCGGCGGACACCCCTGGAGCACCACACGCCGCCAGCCGCGGAGCGGCGACTACCGGCTCGGCCAGCCCGACCCGCGGCTGCGGGCCACCCACGCGTCGGTGCGCAACGCGATCGGTGATCCGGGCACCACGCTGCTCGACGTTCGCTCCCGACCCGAGTACGACGGCGAACGGTTCTGGCCCTCCGGCGGCATGGACCCGGACGGCCGCGCCGGACACGTGCCCACCGCGATCCACCAGCCAATCGACGGTCTGTACGACTCGCGCGGGGCCTTCCTTCCCACGGCCGACCTACGCACCCTGTTCTCCTCGGCCGATCTCGACAGCTCCGGCGAGCTGATTACCTACTGCACCATCGGCGGCCGCGCGGCCACCGCCTGGTTCGTCCTCACCCAGCTACTCGGCGGCGACCACGTCCGCGTCTACGACGGCTCCTGGGCTGAATGGGGACGCACCCCCGACACCCCCGTCGATACCAACTATCAGCAACCAATCGGAGGAACCGAAATGCCTGAACTGAACCGCACCGGACTGATCCGGATGAGCCTGGACGAGCCCGAGGAGGTCCGCACGTTCGAGGCCGGCAGCGGTCAACTCGAACTGGTCAACCTGCACGCCGGACCGGTTGGCCGGGCCACCTTCCAGCCTGGCTGGCGCTGGTCGACCCACGTCAAGCCGATCGCCGCCACCGAGTCCTGCCAGGCAGCGCACACCGGCTACTTCGTCTCCGGTCGGATGAAGGTTGTCATGACCGACAGCGGCGAAGAGATCGAGTACGGCCCAGGCGACTTCGCCATCATGGCACCCGGCCACGACGCGTGGATCCTCGGCGACGAGCCCTGCGTGGTCATCGACTGGCAAGGCTTCGCCGACTACGCCAAACCGCACAACTGAACCCCACCTGCGGTGCCAGTGCGGGCGGGCCGCCGGTGCGCCGCTCACCCGCAAGCGGAACCAGCTATGGCAAGAAGTGTGAGTCGCAGCGCGGGATCAGGCAGGTTCGTCAGCAAGGCGACCGTCGCTCGGTGGCCGGGCAAGACCACGACGGAACGCGTCGGATCGGGCACCGCAAACAGGCTCTTCGCAGTTGAGGGTGTAGTCGGGGGTCGGCGCGTCGCTCCGGGGATCGAGTCGAGGTCTTCCGATGATGGTGGTTCCTACGCCGTCCATCTGGAAGACCTCGACATGGCTGACTCTACTTTTGCGACCCCTGATCTGACCACGTTCGCCCGGCTGGACACGCTCGGTCTGCAGGTGACCGGGCAGTTTCTGGAGCCGGACCGGGCGGTGTTGGCCTGTCGAGCCGTCAAGGGGGACGAGCTGTGTCGGGCGTGTGGTGAGCCCGGCCGGCCGCGGGATTCCACCACCCGGCGGCTGGCGCACGAGCCCTTCGGGTGGCGACCGACGATCCTTTTGGTCACCGTCCGCCGGTTCCGCTGCGACGGCTGCGGTTTGGTGTGGCGGCAGGACACCTCGGCGGCGGCCGAACCGCGGGCCCGGCTCTCGCGCGGCGGGTTGCGGTGGGCCCTGACTGCGCTGGTCTGCCAGCACCTAACCGTCGCCAGGATCGCTGAGGCACTGGGCGTTTCATGGAACACCGCCAACGACGCGGTACTGACCGAGGGCCGGCGGGTGCTGATCAGCGACCCGAGCCGCTTCGACGGGGTCAGGGTCATCGGCGTGGACGAGCACGTGTGGCGGCACACCCGCCGGGGGGACAAATTTGTCACCGTCATCATCGACCTGACCCCGGTCCGGGACCGGACCGGGCCGGCCCGGCTCCTGGACATGGTGGAGGGCCGGTCCAAACAGGTGTTCAAGACGTGGCTGTCCCAGCGGCCCGAGACGTGGCGCACTGGTGTGGAAGTCGTCGCGATGGACGGGTTCACCGGTTTCAAGACCGCCGCCGTGGAGGAACTCGACGAAGTCACCGTGGTGATGGACCCGTTCCACGTCGTGCGCCTGGCCGGGCAATGCCTGGAGCTGTGCCGACGGCGGATCCAACTGGCCACCACCGGCCACCGGGGCCACTCCGGCGACCCGCTGTATTCAGCTCGCCGCACCTTGAGTACCGGCGCCGACCTGCTCACCGAGAAACAGCAACTGCGAATCGCGGAACTGTTCGCGAATGAGCAGCATCTGGCCGTGGAAGCCACCTGGGGCGTCTACCAAATCATGATCAGCGCCTACCGTGACCCCAACCGGGCGGCCGGGAAGAACCGGATCCGGCAGCTGATCGACTCCCTCGCCAGCGGCGTCCCGGCCGCTCTGATCGAGGTCCGCACCCTCGGCCGAACCTTGAGGAAACGAGCCAGCGACATCCTGGCCTACTTCGACCGCCCGGGCACCAGCAACGGACCGACCGAAGCGATCAACGGCCGCCTTGAACACCTCCGCGGCTCCGCGTTGGGCTTCCGCAGCCTCACCAACTACATCGCCCGATCACTCATGGAAACCGGCGGATTCAGACCCGGACTACACCTTCGATTGCGATGAGCCCGCAAACAGCCGCACGGTCAACAGGTCGGCATCCACCGGCAAGTTCGTCACACAGGCAACGGTCAACCGCAATCCCGGCGGAACGATCCAGCAGCAGGTCTGACCCGACTACCTCCGTGCGGAGTGGCCGTCGCGCCGCTCCGCGCGGAGGGCTAGAGGCGTCTTACGCGATCTGATCCGGGCGGTACGACGACACCAGCGCCTCATTGGCGCCAGCGACATGGATCGCGACCCGCACGCGGCCGTTGTGACTATCGATGACCGTCGCATCGTGCCGACGCGCACCTAGTGGGACATTGACAGTGGTGCCGGCCACAAATCGGCCGGACTTGGCGGACCGCGAGACGGTCTTAGCCACCGTTGAAGCTGGCTTCACCTTGCGCACGCTCGCGGTCGACGTCGCAGCGGTAACCGACCTTGCGGACTTGGCTGACCGTGCGACCGACTTAGTAGACCGGCTCGTCGTGCCACTGCGCTCGGAGTCCTTCGCGCTCGACATCGTCACCTGCCTCCTACCACGGTCGCTGTCCGGTCAGATCCTTCAAGTATGCGTGCATCACGGCGTCAAGACCAGTAGCAACCTGATTGAGCGTCGATCGCCACTTCCTGCACGTCACTAGGCTAAGGGGTTGCTGAGCACCGCACTCTGCGAGCTTCTTTGCGTCTTGGTGTGCGATTGCGTTTCTCGCGTCGTTGAGTCGGTCCATGTTTGTGACATACCGTGTGTAACGGCTCGGGTACTTGGTTCCAAGGTCATCTTTCAAGCTAACGCCAAATGGGCTGAAGTCATTGCATACGTTGGCCCAATTGGCATTCCCTGTGTCGAGCTTTCGAGCGCGACCCATGAAGACGCGAAAAACTTCGTCTAGTCTGGTGGGTAGCGGAATGGAGTCCAAGACAGCGTTCAGACACTCGTCGTGCAGCTCCCGACAGAAGCCCTGAAATTCTGAGGCCATCCGTACGATCAGCGCGTGGTTGATCTCGGCGATGTTGTACTTTCGCCCACGGGTTCCGCCACTGACTGCCATGTGGGCTGCGAATAGGTTGTCGATGCTGACGGCCCGGTCGGTTCGCCACCCGGCCAGTGCAAGGGACACCATCCTCAGGACCTCCTTAGCTGTTCTGCCCCGAGCGGTTGGTGACGACCGCCGTGCGGTGCACGGGCGGGAAGCCTCGTCGTGCGGTGTGGGTCGATGGTAGTTGTAGCGGTGCAGGAACGGTGACCGGTCAGCGATGCTGCTTGACGTTCCGACTCTCTAGAGATCTAGATGGAGACGAAGTGCGTCGTCGATCTCGGCCAACAAGGATGCCTGTAGCAGCCCCAGAGATGGCCCCACCCGCTCGACCGCGACGGAACGGACCTGTTCGGCCTGGGCCTTGGAGGCCACGCGCAGACCGACAGCGTCGGCGGGAATCAGCACCTGGAACGGGAACACCCGAGCGGTGTTACTGGTCAGGGGCACCACGGTGACAACGCCGCGACCCAGCCTCGCAGCGGCGGAGTTAGCCCGATCGTTGCTCACCACCACCGCGGGCCGCTGCTTGTTGGCCTCGCTGCCCCTGACAGGATCCAAATCGACCAGCCGAATCTCGCCGCGACGCATCAGGACAACCCGTCGGATGCCGTCGTCTCCCACATCTCACGCTCACCTGACCGGTCCCAGTCCTCCCAGGCCGCCGCATAGTCGTCTTCCAGACTGGACCGGCGCAACAATCGAATGGCCTGGTGCAGAGCCGCCGATCGAGATCCCAATCCTGCCCTACGGGCGTGCTCATCCAGCACAGCCACATCGTCATCGGGCAGGCTAACGCTCAGTTTCATACCCCGATGCTACCCGAGTAGCACGCCCTGTGCCGCCCCTGCCGGGAGCCCAGTGCACGACCCGAACGTCTTTCGGTTCCCGAGCGGCAGTCGTGTGCACCGTCGCCTTCCCGCGGCGGTACACACGACTGGAAGGGTCATTTGACGGTATGAACCGCACTGGCTCCGGTGGAGACTCTTGACCTTGGGAACGTGGATGGAGTCATGGGATCTGAGGTTTCACCGGGCAAGCCGACCACCCGTCGGTATTCGCCTGCGGAGAAGGAGCAGGCGGTCCGGCTGGTCCGGCAGTTGCGCTCCGAACTGGGCACCGATCAAGGGACCGTGCACCGGGTCGCGCGGCAGCTCGGTTACGGCGCTGAGTCGGTGCGGTCCTGGGTGCGGCAGGCCGACATCGACGACGGACGCAAGCCGGGAGTGTCGACCAGCGAGGCGAGCCGGATCGCCGAGCTGGAGCAGGAGAACCGAGAATTGAAGCGCGCCAACGAGATTCTGAAGCGGGCAGCCAGTTTCTTCGGGGCGGAGCTCGACCGCCAACACAAGAAGTAGTCGCGTTCATCGACGCCAACCGCGCCGAGTTCGGAGTCGAGCCGATCATCACCACGCTGGCCAGCGCCGAGGTGACGATCGCTCCGAGCAGCTACTACGCCGCCAAGACCCGGCCGCCCTCAGCGCGCCAACAGCGGGACGAGCAGCTGATCCCGCAGCTGCGCGCCCTGTGGCAGGGCAACTATCGGGTCTACGGCGCTCGGAAACTGTGGAAGGCCGCCCGTCGGGCCGGGCACGACATCGGTCGGGACCAGGTTGCCCGGCTGATGCGCGCAGCCGGGATCCAGGGTGTCCGCCGCGGCCGGCAGATCCGCACGACCCGCCCGGACCCGGCGGCGCCGCGGCACCCGGACCTGGTGAAACGGAACTTCACCGCGAAGGAACCGAACCAGCTGTGGGTGACCGACCTGACGTATGTCCCGACGTGGTCCGGCATCGCCTACGTGTGTTTCCTGGTCGATGTGTATTCGCGGATGATCGTGGGGTGGCGGGTCGCGGGCCATATGCGGACCGAGACGGTCCTGGATGCGATCGAGATGGCCCGGTGGAGCCGCGGCACCCGGATCGACGGGTTGCGCTGTCACAGCGACGCCGGCAGTCAATTTACATCCATCCGGTACGGCGAGCGGCTGGCCGAGATCGGTGCCACCCCGTCGATCGGGACTGTCGGGGACTCGTTCGACAATGCGTTGGCCGAGACCGTGAACGGTTACTACAAGGCCGAGTTGATCTACGGACCCGGACGACCCGGACCGTGGCGGACCGTCGAAGATGTCGAGTTGGCGACCCTGGGCTGGGTGCACTGGCACAACACGGCCCGGCTGCACGGCTACCTCGGCGATCTACCACCAGCAGAGTACGAAGCCACGTTCTACGCTACGAAACGGACCGACCAACCCCTGGCCGGAATCCAATAGCTCGAGCCTCCATCAGACCCAGTGCGGTTCAGCTTCTGGTGCTCTCATCAGGCGCCCTATGAGGGTTCGAGTCCCTCCGGCCCCACATTGGTGGCACTCAGTTCTGGCTGCGAACACAGGGGATGTGCTTGGTCATATTCCTCCCGGCGTCCGCAGGGTGTCCGCAGTGAGATCTGCGGCGAGGTCCAGGGCGACACCGACAGCTTCGAAGTCGTTCTCCAACAGGTCGGCGTAGACATCGAGTGTCATGGCCGCCGATGCGTAGCCGAGCACTCGCTGAACGGCCTTCACGTTGGCCCCTGCCACATCGCCAAGGCCGCGGCTGTGTGCCGAAGGTCGCGCGGTGTGACCCTCGGGATGCCAGCGGTTCGCCAGGCGGCTTCGAATCACCCGCGGGTGCCGTTCGGCTGCCGCATGTACCCCCCCAACGGGGCCTCGAAGACCAGCGCATCCCCGTCCTTCCCTTCGCACCGCCGAGCCAAGCGACCGATCAGGAACGCCGGTACCGGCACGGTCCTCTGGTGGTGTGACTTGGGTGTACCGACCTCTACGTATCCGTTCAGCCCGAGCGCGTGGTGAGCCACAGTCAAACGCCGGCGAAGAAGGTTCAGGTCCTGCACCCGCAGTCCGGCCATCTCGCCCCGCCGGGGTCCGCACTACCCCAAGGTCAACACCACGGTGTCGCACTTCCCCGGCCACCGCTAGGTCCTGGAGCTGCCGGTGCGTCAGATACACATGAGGCTTCTGCGCCGTCGCAACGAACAGGCCAAGATTGCAGAATGAGCAGTGATTACCGGTTCCTCACCTTCTGGAGGGTGGGCGGCACCGTGCAAGAGGTGATGGCGGTCCTAGGTGACCCCCAGGCTCTGCCCAGGTGGTGGCCGTCGGTGTATCTGAGCGTCGTCGAAGTCAGCGGCGCGGCACCGGATGGAACAGGCGCGGTGGTTGACCTTCACACCAAGGGCTGGCTTCCGTACACGCTGCGGTGGGCGCTGACGGTCACCGAGCCGATGACCGACAGGGGCTTCGCGCTGACCGCGACGGGGGACCTGACGGGAACTGGTCGGTGGACCTTCACCACCGACGGACCGGAGGTCCTGATCAGTTACGACTGGCAGGTCAGCGCCACCACACCGCTCCTGCGCCGGTTGAGCTGGCTGCTCAAGCCGGTCTTCTCCGCCAACCATCGTTGGGCCATGGCCCGCGGCCAGGAAAGCCTTCGGTTGGAGTTGCGTCGAAGGCGGCCACCCGGTCCGGGCGAAGGACCGGTACCGCCGCCACCGCCGCCGACGTTCCGGTGGCTCACCCGGCGACGCCACCACCTATCCCCGCCGGCCCACTAGTAGCGCCCCCGGTTCGGACCAAGTGGGCTAGCGGAGGTCCGACGCCCGCGGGGAGCGAGATGCTCCCCCGCGATCTCCGCGGAGAGCTGTACCGCAACCGCTTCCCTTCGAGTGCTCCGCATCGCCCAGCTCGGTAACGGCCGCGCAACACCCTGGATGCCGGCGACCCCGGTCGCTAAGATCAGACGGCAAGATCGACGGATCGCCAGGTTTTAGCAGCCGTTAGTCCAGGGCTGGTGCGTGCCTTGGACCTGATGATCGGAGGCTGGCCAATGTCTGATGCAGGTGGAGTTGTGGTTGCCCGGGATCGCGTGTTGCCGGCCACTAGGGCGCTGTCGATCGTGATCATTCCCTTCCTGTTGGTGGCGTTCGTGTTGTTGTTCTTCTGGCCATCTGCCAACGACACGGCACGCCTGTTCGCCTGGCGGATTGTTCCTGATTTCACTTCGATGGTGCTCGGATCGGTATACCTTGGTGGGGCCTACTTCTTCTTCCGCGCCGCGACGGCGACACAATGGCATAGGGTCGGGGGCGGGTTCATTCCAGTGGGGCTGTTTGCCTCGTTGATGGCCGTCGCGACGATCGCGCATTGGGGCAAGTTCATTCACACCAATATCGCGTTCTGGCTGTGGGTCACCCTGTATTTCACGACCCCCTTCCTCGTTTTCGCCGCGTGGTTGTGGAACCGGCGGGAGCAGTTCGGGAGAACCGACGGCGATCCAATGCTGCGGCCGCGCACGACCCTGGTCATTGGCGTGGCCGGCGT
This window of the Nakamurella panacisegetis genome carries:
- a CDS encoding IS3 family transposase (programmed frameshift), yielding MGSEVSPGKPTTRRYSPAEKEQAVRLVRQLRSELGTDQGTVHRVARQLGYGAESVRSWVRQADIDDGRKPGVSTSEASRIAELEQENRELKRANEILKRAAKFLRGGARPPTQEVVAFIDANRAEFGVEPIITTLASAEVTIAPSSYYAAKTRPPSARQQRDEQLIPQLRALWQGNYRVYGARKLWKAARRAGHDIGRDQVARLMRAAGIQGVRRGRQIRTTRPDPAAPRHPDLVKRNFTAKEPNQLWVTDLTYVPTWSGIAYVCFLVDVYSRMIVGWRVAGHMRTETVLDAIEMARWSRGTRIDGLRCHSDAGSQFTSIRYGERLAEIGATPSIGTVGDSFDNALAETVNGYYKAELIYGPGRPGPWRTVEDVELATLGWVHWHNTARLHGYLGDLPPAEYEATFYATKRTDQPLAGIQ
- a CDS encoding SRPBCC family protein; translation: MSSDYRFLTFWRVGGTVQEVMAVLGDPQALPRWWPSVYLSVVEVSGAAPDGTGAVVDLHTKGWLPYTLRWALTVTEPMTDRGFALTATGDLTGTGRWTFTTDGPEVLISYDWQVSATTPLLRRLSWLLKPVFSANHRWAMARGQESLRLELRRRRPPGPGEGPVPPPPPPTFRWLTRRRHHLSPPAH